The proteins below come from a single Triticum aestivum cultivar Chinese Spring chromosome 5D, IWGSC CS RefSeq v2.1, whole genome shotgun sequence genomic window:
- the LOC123121810 gene encoding protein SOB FIVE-LIKE 4: protein MESSQITGDGGEECNSNESGWTIYLTSPTSSYEAKENGSEGSNVEDGSGYITERRKGKEENNADDDGDYDSLASDASTGTSQVKVLEGKEEKDRQTNHGSSNEHVKDEQAETLTKFSTGSNKKAGKVKKGDEKSSKRGHSRRRSSSRTSFFW, encoded by the coding sequence ATGGAATCCTCCCAAATCACCGGGGATGGCGGCGAAGAGTGCAACAGCAATGAATCCGGGTGGACAATATACCTGACCTCCCCCACAAGCAGCTATGAAGCAAAAGAGAATGGCAGTGAAGGGAGCAATGTTGAAGATGGCAGTGGCTACATCACCGAGAggaggaaagggaaagaagagaacAACGCGgatgatgatggagattatgattccctgGCGTCTGATGCTTCCACAGGGACATCTCAAGTGAAGGTGCTTGAAGGCAAAGAAGAGAAGGATCGTCAGACAAATCATGGTTCCAGCAATGAACATGTCAAGGATGAACAAGCTGAGACACTTACCAAGTTCTCGACAGGCAGCAACAAAAAGGCGGGCAAGGTGAAGAAAGGGGACGAGAAAAGCAGCAAAAGAGGCCACAGTAGAAGACGTAGCTCATCAAGAACAAGCTTCTTTTGGTAA
- the LOC123121809 gene encoding uncharacterized protein, with translation MMCGVRSGSTPALTTTGRPPLSELWLAYAANTDAASIWGTSTAASSVAVSRRSSSDRVDLELQSTSHRGMPHFLLSMQSTVKAKGLVVPGALGAAGFKDWRGFGYLGGQRRGIRGSHRATSPVQLGCQARAARLPRPASKASSPTPTLDGAAPPSLHRDVAPSRVVKARLLRHPWTRRIWPDAVSSSAAMEDTSLGSFFFPGRHCSDTMEGRDARHPFTVMHARYMPQGSSLLPPTTVAAVHSSLSLPVEFGVCYVSFFWLNFALDAVRSDRSRNLDGSLMRFTFKMHYSIAVQQLIPCSSVCTSVWFV, from the exons ATGATGTGTGGGGTGAGGTCCGGCAGCACTCCCGCGTTGACGACGACGGGGCGGCCCCCTCTGTCGGAGCTATGGTTGGCCTACGCAGCCAACACGGACGCGGCCTCGATCTGGGGTACCTCCACAGCGGCCTCGAGTGTCGCAGTGTCCCGACGAAGCAGCTCTGACCGGGTGGATTTGGAACTGCAGTCCACATCGCACAGAGGCATGCCCCACTTCCTCCTCTCCATGCAGTCCACTGTCAAAGCCAAGGGACTTGTTGTCCCGGGGGCATTAGGGGCAGCTGGCTTCAAAGATTGGAGGGGGTTCGGTTATCTCGGCGGTCAGCGACGAGGGATCCGAGGCAGCCACCGCGCCACCAGCCCCGTGCAGCTCGGTTGTCAGGCCCGTGCAGCTCGGTTGCCACGGCCGGCCTCCAAAGCCTCCTCCCCAACCCCGACACTGGACGGCGCTGCCCCGCCATCGCTTCACCGTGATGTAGCTCCATCGCGCGTTGTCAAGGCGAG GCTACTTCGCCACCCCTGGACTCGGAGGATCTGGCCTGATGCGGtttcgtcaagcgccgccatggaGGATACAAGTCTCGGGTCCTTCTTCTTCCCGGGTCGCCACTGCTCCGACACCATGGAAG GTCGTGATGCGCGCCATCCCTTCACCGTGATGCACGCGAGATACATGCCCCAAGGGTCGTCTCTCCTTCCACCGACGACGGTTGCGGCAGTGCACTCGTCCCTCTCTCTTCCAGTGGAGTTTGGAGTTTGCTATGTGTCATTCTTCTGGTTGAATTT TGCACTCGATGCGGTCCGCTCTGACCGTTCCCGCAATTTAGATGGGAGCTTGATGAGGTTCACATTCAAAATGCACTACTCGATAGCGGTTCAGCAACTCATCCCATGCAGCTCGGTTTGCACAAGCGTGTGGTTTG TTTGA